In Spiroplasma litorale, a single genomic region encodes these proteins:
- a CDS encoding Asp23/Gls24 family envelope stress response protein has product MESKIIETIKNTIYTIPGISSFANYLIDSYDISTDDVSNAVEISKFESIYKIKLHLVLFNGVNIKDVLTEVQSRLKYELERVHEFKQNFIVDVIVDDLK; this is encoded by the coding sequence TTGGAAAGTAAAATAATTGAAACAATTAAAAATACAATATATACAATTCCTGGAATATCTTCTTTTGCGAATTATTTAATTGATTCATATGATATTTCAACAGACGATGTTTCTAATGCAGTAGAAATTTCAAAATTCGAAAGCATATATAAGATAAAGTTACATTTAGTTTTATTTAATGGTGTAAATATAAAAGATGTATTAACAGAAGTCCAATCAAGGCTGAAGTATGAACTTGAAAGAGTTCATGAATTCAAACAAAATTTTATAGTTGATGTTATAGTTGATGATTTAAAATAA
- the plsX gene encoding phosphate acyltransferase PlsX: MDFKTIAFDVMGSDNGINPALEASIQLLKEKKDLKIIFVGNEEEIKKTLTKLKFSSDRIEFLNTTQSIEMTDGILEFRRKKDSSMVRAIELVKEGKADAVTTGGATAPYIAACHFIIKELEGVDRPAFMPVIPTIIKNKVTLLLDVGANLECTPKDLKNFALMASAYSKIVNDIKNPLVGLLNIGEEKSKGLELHREAYKVLSDSKQISFYGNIEPRYITSGIVDVVVTDGYTGNVALKSAEGMGKNLLNEIKTALTKNIFRKLAALRLRKAFKEVSAKFDYKNHAGALLIGLNKIAFKSHGSSDKRSFYATLKMTYNAISNDVVNKLKEALKDE, translated from the coding sequence ATGGATTTTAAAACAATAGCTTTTGATGTAATGGGTTCAGACAATGGCATAAATCCCGCTTTAGAAGCATCTATACAATTATTAAAAGAAAAAAAAGACTTAAAAATTATTTTTGTTGGTAACGAGGAAGAAATAAAAAAAACATTAACTAAGTTAAAATTTAGCTCCGACAGAATTGAATTTTTAAATACTACACAGTCTATAGAAATGACTGACGGTATATTAGAATTTAGACGCAAAAAAGATTCAAGTATGGTTAGGGCGATAGAGTTAGTTAAAGAAGGAAAAGCGGACGCTGTAACTACGGGTGGTGCGACGGCTCCATATATTGCAGCCTGTCACTTTATAATCAAAGAACTTGAAGGAGTAGATAGACCTGCTTTTATGCCTGTTATTCCAACCATAATTAAAAATAAAGTAACATTATTATTAGATGTTGGTGCAAATTTAGAGTGCACACCAAAAGATTTGAAAAATTTTGCACTAATGGCCAGTGCATATTCAAAAATAGTAAATGATATTAAAAACCCTTTAGTTGGTTTATTAAATATAGGGGAAGAAAAATCAAAAGGTCTTGAATTACATAGAGAAGCGTATAAAGTTTTAAGTGATAGTAAGCAAATTAGTTTCTATGGTAATATCGAACCTAGATACATAACTTCTGGAATAGTTGATGTTGTTGTGACTGATGGATATACTGGTAATGTAGCTTTAAAATCTGCTGAAGGTATGGGTAAAAACTTATTAAATGAAATTAAAACTGCCTTAACCAAAAACATTTTTCGAAAACTTGCTGCATTAAGACTTAGAAAAGCATTTAAAGAAGTTAGTGCTAAGTTTGATTACAAAAATCATGCAGGCGCACTTTTAATAGGTCTTAATAAAATTGCTTTTAAGTCACACGGTTCAAGTGATAAAAGATCTTTTTATGCTACTCTAAAAATGACATACAACGCAATTTCAAATGATGTTGTAAATAAATTGAAAGAAGCTTTAAAAGATGAATAG
- a CDS encoding ABC transporter permease — MRNISKSYFKLFLKLWVETIGIIVFLTMFTMLVVGMLAIPLQMTIKTNNIKNNTNVWDQQRQNIPAFTNDFIDNYLINYKDENKDIIVENSQNLIKINLPNEGVFSKTAIEKIDEYTEYVKKNDAKTFCEDVSEGEANEDCVNEFTQSARVDFARNLIDSFLFMGNDKTLTIADGSNIEPIKIKEIFTDEGKWLNINGWTTRSLEDYVVHSILNSINNDKINYLTFMNIVYNEPKENTENEYYQYLITSATSLEYDDQRENNIVFSDKNSRLPVANDEVIVNDRYAKLYKKNINDSIYIKNKKFKIVGIGSKYSTISPTRYSQLRSSIENYVQVYVKNSFFYESDDSYTFKKMFATNNYTYSSQTNKMFLFYFENYVNLIDKDYNINDILSSKIKGSEDDWENNSLFYPGVYSFRAFDQHKNINALTNLFIMTYIYLVIGLILFVLGFSFVIFILKKEINNTRNQLGVFKALGYKTSQLTWIFALKNFVSMSFSFIVGYLLSIPFQIDSAEKQFKSTVTIDFDSIYHDYVFLFVLFILVPLLFSLFAYFIIYRVLNVNALSLIQQQTRRNKKNYLLITLQIIFFPTLIFTLINYIILSSSKKYNKNFNFRLQSAFVSDNKGKFALIVSLFGISAFLFTMELRATPVLKNMFESGYNIYSKNVNHFYQYNSINNVKYTDKGLMRNNVKPDYKISYDDVSNGLENYISENINYSNKISTLINKVSDFRNDAIKNSNEIYKKYSWLISNFAFLMYPLDTDEDKIDIKSWIDETILELLKDPSVENVKNIIDNKIMNKKNVLSIKPIENSKNTGIYTNDIAKYVCVSLPNYTEDCNDLSKFKDLAKKTGGDFGNKDPNLGEQSKVAISSVLKEWLTTFAVSDDINPFIAANKVLYDKNEESLSFTIPFYVDGNPDVDSSDSKLVLIDTTNKYGDARNIFNFSSISDNSYNSLKEVNDNYFNGLISYRLSKILGVNTGDSFEVNLANTKYKKVIKVAGVISDNTLMQEIYLDHDTVMKKISTNVNKEQVYFNNLYSTKVASEGQIDLTDIKKSIDTFRNKREIFAFATTNSKPWLSANLDLFISNFSNLAPPGAIKNIADHLKEYVISAYDQKYFINPGVITLPILKQLINSIIGEVQKALLTYIIIDIFLLTVLLIVLMNVIINDAINIITVMRSMGYSNKKINWIIMGKYIIFSFISFLIGYSMSLLTWKIIQIVIWSQYKVLVSTPTIIWLPFVSAIVLGTILYIGWFAAKMQIRKKPLTLLVS, encoded by the coding sequence ATGAGAAATATATCAAAATCTTATTTCAAATTATTCCTTAAATTATGAGTTGAAACTATTGGTATTATAGTATTTTTAACTATGTTTACAATGCTTGTTGTTGGAATGTTAGCAATTCCTTTGCAAATGACAATTAAAACAAACAACATTAAAAATAATACTAATGTTTGAGATCAACAAAGACAAAATATACCCGCTTTCACTAATGATTTTATTGATAATTATTTAATAAATTATAAAGACGAGAATAAAGACATAATTGTAGAAAACAGTCAAAATTTAATAAAAATAAACCTCCCGAATGAAGGGGTATTTTCAAAAACTGCAATTGAAAAAATTGATGAATATACTGAATATGTTAAAAAAAATGATGCAAAAACTTTCTGTGAAGATGTATCAGAAGGAGAAGCAAATGAAGATTGTGTTAATGAATTTACACAATCAGCTAGAGTAGATTTCGCAAGAAATTTAATTGACTCTTTTTTGTTTATGGGAAACGATAAAACTTTAACCATTGCAGACGGAAGCAATATAGAACCAATAAAAATCAAAGAAATATTTACAGATGAAGGAAAATGATTAAATATAAATGGATGAACAACAAGAAGTTTAGAAGACTATGTTGTACACAGTATTTTGAATTCTATAAATAATGATAAAATTAACTATTTGACATTTATGAATATTGTCTATAATGAACCTAAAGAAAATACAGAAAATGAATATTATCAATATTTAATAACTTCTGCTACGAGTTTAGAATATGATGACCAAAGAGAAAATAACATTGTTTTCTCTGATAAAAACAGCAGACTCCCAGTAGCAAACGATGAAGTAATTGTAAATGATAGATATGCAAAACTTTACAAAAAAAACATAAATGACAGTATTTATATTAAGAATAAAAAATTCAAAATAGTTGGTATTGGGTCTAAATATTCTACAATTTCTCCAACAAGATATTCTCAACTTAGATCATCTATTGAAAACTACGTTCAAGTTTATGTAAAAAACAGTTTTTTTTATGAAAGCGATGATAGTTACACATTTAAAAAAATGTTTGCCACAAATAACTATACTTACAGTTCGCAGACAAATAAAATGTTTTTATTTTATTTTGAAAACTATGTAAATTTAATTGATAAAGATTATAACATTAATGATATTTTATCCTCTAAAATTAAAGGCAGTGAAGATGATTGAGAAAATAATTCTTTATTTTACCCAGGTGTTTATTCTTTTAGAGCTTTTGATCAACACAAAAACATAAATGCTTTAACAAATTTATTTATAATGACTTACATTTATTTGGTAATTGGATTAATACTTTTTGTGCTTGGATTTAGTTTTGTAATATTTATATTAAAAAAAGAAATAAATAATACAAGAAATCAATTGGGTGTTTTCAAAGCACTTGGTTATAAGACAAGTCAATTGACTTGGATTTTTGCATTGAAAAATTTTGTCTCAATGAGTTTTTCTTTCATAGTTGGTTATTTATTATCAATTCCGTTTCAAATTGATTCTGCTGAAAAACAATTTAAATCAACGGTAACAATTGATTTTGATAGTATTTATCATGATTATGTATTTTTGTTTGTTCTTTTTATTCTTGTGCCATTGCTTTTTTCTTTATTTGCTTATTTTATTATTTATAGAGTTTTAAATGTAAATGCATTAAGTTTAATCCAACAACAAACAAGAAGAAATAAAAAAAATTACTTATTAATAACATTGCAAATAATATTTTTCCCGACCCTAATATTCACTTTAATTAATTATATTATTTTAAGTAGTTCTAAAAAATATAACAAAAATTTTAATTTCCGGTTACAAAGTGCATTTGTAAGTGATAATAAAGGGAAGTTTGCTTTAATTGTTTCATTATTTGGTATTAGTGCATTTTTATTTACTATGGAATTAAGAGCTACACCTGTACTAAAAAATATGTTTGAATCGGGTTATAATATTTATTCTAAAAATGTAAATCACTTTTATCAATATAATTCTATTAATAATGTAAAATATACTGATAAAGGTTTAATGAGAAACAATGTAAAACCTGATTATAAAATATCATATGATGATGTATCAAATGGTTTAGAAAACTATATAAGTGAAAATATAAATTATTCTAATAAAATTAGTACTTTAATAAATAAAGTTTCAGATTTTAGAAATGATGCTATAAAAAATTCAAATGAGATTTACAAAAAATATTCATGACTTATAAGTAACTTTGCATTTTTAATGTATCCTTTAGACACAGATGAAGACAAAATAGATATCAAAAGTTGAATCGATGAAACAATTTTAGAATTATTGAAAGACCCAAGCGTAGAAAATGTAAAGAATATTATTGATAATAAAATAATGAATAAAAAAAATGTTTTAAGTATCAAACCAATTGAAAATAGTAAAAACACCGGTATATATACTAACGATATTGCAAAGTATGTATGTGTTTCTTTACCAAATTATACTGAAGATTGTAATGACTTAAGCAAATTTAAAGATTTAGCTAAAAAAACTGGAGGAGATTTTGGTAATAAAGATCCAAATTTAGGGGAACAAAGCAAAGTTGCAATTAGTTCAGTTTTAAAAGAATGATTAACTACATTTGCTGTAAGTGATGATATAAATCCTTTCATTGCTGCAAATAAAGTTTTGTATGATAAAAACGAAGAGTCATTATCATTTACAATACCTTTTTATGTTGACGGCAACCCAGATGTAGATTCTTCTGATTCTAAACTTGTGTTAATTGATACAACAAATAAGTATGGTGATGCAAGAAATATATTCAATTTTTCTTCGATAAGTGATAATAGTTATAATAGTTTAAAAGAAGTTAATGATAATTATTTCAATGGTTTGATTTCATATAGACTTTCAAAAATATTAGGTGTGAATACTGGAGATTCATTCGAAGTTAATTTAGCAAATACAAAATACAAAAAAGTTATTAAAGTAGCTGGTGTGATCTCTGACAATACATTAATGCAAGAAATTTATTTAGATCATGATACTGTTATGAAAAAGATTTCAACAAATGTAAATAAAGAACAAGTATATTTTAATAATCTATACAGCACAAAAGTTGCTAGTGAGGGACAAATTGATTTAACCGATATAAAAAAATCAATTGATACCTTTAGGAATAAAAGAGAAATATTTGCCTTTGCAACAACAAATAGTAAACCTTGGTTATCTGCAAACTTAGACTTGTTTATATCTAACTTCTCAAATTTAGCTCCACCTGGTGCGATTAAAAATATTGCAGATCATTTAAAAGAATATGTAATTAGTGCCTATGATCAAAAATACTTTATAAACCCAGGTGTTATAACACTACCTATTTTAAAACAATTAATAAACAGTATTATTGGAGAAGTTCAAAAAGCCTTATTAACTTATATCATAATTGATATATTCTTATTAACGGTTTTATTAATAGTTTTAATGAATGTAATTATTAATGATGCTATAAATATAATTACAGTTATGAGGTCTATGGGGTATTCAAATAAAAAAATTAATTGGATAATAATGGGGAAATATATTATTTTCTCATTTATAAGCTTCTTAATCGGTTACTCCATGTCGTTGCTAACTTGGAAAATTATACAAATAGTAATATGATCGCAATACAAAGTTCTAGTATCCACCCCAACAATTATATGATTACCTTTTGTTTCTGCGATTGTATTGGGCACAATACTTTATATAGGTTGATTTGCAGCAAAAATGCAAATAAGAAAAAAACCCCTAACATTGCTTGTATCTTAA
- a CDS encoding IS3 family transposase, translated as MAKQWTKNEKLNIINESKKIGILNAALKFDISTSTIKRWKSEVKVKGEGALEWGSGTQAKGNIKKFKSHDWIFKEPDDMSIEELREALKLERALKKHLAKTTKEKYFAIFNVKRMFSLKLSCLYLKVSRYGYLKWLKNGKPKYKNYNRILAIKIRCLFYLFKKRYGYNMITLFLNKYFKERLNPWVVYRYMKIMSLKAVKKKKVPNYDKSGPLRFENLLNRNFKSKNINEKWVTDVTYIKTINGNVYLSVIKDLFNSEIIDWKLSVSPNNKLCHTNLISAIKKRGAPKIIHSDQGSPYTNETWERLCKTNNINISMSRRGNSPDNGACESFFGTFKNECIYTYKVKELHHSNIYKIISDYIEFYNYVRPSLKHKKTPYEIRMEKVSF; from the coding sequence ATGGCAAAACAATGAACAAAAAATGAAAAACTTAATATAATTAATGAATCAAAAAAAATTGGTATTTTAAATGCGGCATTAAAGTTTGATATTAGTACTAGCACAATTAAAAGATGAAAATCAGAGGTAAAAGTTAAAGGTGAAGGCGCTCTTGAATGAGGTAGCGGAACACAAGCAAAAGGAAATATCAAAAAATTTAAATCTCATGATTGAATTTTTAAAGAACCTGATGATATGAGCATTGAAGAATTAAGAGAGGCTTTGAAACTGGAACGAGCTTTAAAAAAGCATTTGGCGAAGACAACTAAGGAAAAGTACTTCGCCATTTTTAATGTTAAAAGAATGTTTTCTTTGAAATTATCTTGTTTATATTTAAAAGTTTCAAGGTATGGATATTTAAAATGACTTAAAAACGGAAAACCAAAGTATAAAAATTATAATAGAATTTTAGCAATTAAGATAAGATGCCTTTTTTACTTGTTTAAAAAAAGATATGGTTATAATATGATAACTTTATTTTTAAACAAATACTTTAAAGAAAGATTAAACCCTTGAGTTGTTTATAGATATATGAAAATAATGAGTTTAAAAGCAGTGAAGAAAAAGAAAGTTCCAAACTATGATAAATCAGGTCCATTAAGATTTGAAAATCTACTAAATAGAAACTTTAAATCTAAAAATATAAATGAAAAATGAGTAACAGATGTAACTTATATAAAAACTATTAATGGAAACGTATATCTATCTGTTATAAAGGATTTGTTTAATTCAGAAATTATTGATTGAAAGTTATCGGTTAGTCCTAATAATAAATTATGTCATACAAATTTAATAAGCGCCATTAAAAAAAGAGGTGCACCAAAGATAATCCACTCAGATCAAGGATCACCATATACAAATGAAACTTGAGAAAGATTATGTAAAACTAATAATATAAATATTTCTATGTCACGAAGAGGAAATTCACCAGATAATGGTGCCTGTGAGTCTTTTTTTGGAACTTTTAAAAATGAATGTATATATACATATAAAGTAAAAGAACTACATCATTCAAATATTTATAAAATTATCTCAGACTATATAGAGTTTTATAATTATGTTAGACCTTCATTAAAACATAAAAAAACTCCATACGAAATTCGTATGGAGAAAGTATCTTTTTAA
- the msrA gene encoding peptide-methionine (S)-S-oxide reductase MsrA has product MKEIILGAGCFWGTQAFFDKINGIVKTEVGYVNGVLDNVTYEQVCRGNTGFIEVCKIWFDETKITLEKILNKFFEIIDPTIENRQGNDIGTQYQSSIFYLEKDKKTFENSIFSVIKNIQSSYDSVIKTRVDTLKVYIKAEEYHQKYLDKNPTGYCHIDLSKANND; this is encoded by the coding sequence ATGAAAGAAATAATATTAGGGGCGGGGTGCTTTTGAGGAACTCAGGCCTTTTTTGACAAAATTAATGGTATTGTAAAAACAGAAGTTGGTTATGTAAATGGAGTACTTGACAATGTAACTTATGAACAAGTTTGTAGAGGAAATACTGGGTTTATTGAAGTTTGCAAAATATGATTTGACGAAACTAAAATAACTTTAGAAAAAATACTGAATAAATTTTTTGAAATTATAGACCCAACAATTGAAAATAGACAAGGTAATGATATTGGGACACAATACCAATCTTCAATCTTTTACTTAGAGAAAGATAAAAAAACTTTTGAAAATTCTATTTTTAGTGTAATAAAAAATATACAATCTTCATATGATAGTGTGATAAAAACTAGGGTTGATACATTAAAAGTGTATATAAAGGCTGAAGAGTATCATCAAAAATATCTTGATAAAAATCCAACTGGATATTGTCATATAGATTTAAGTAAAGCCAACAATGACTAA
- the rpmB gene encoding 50S ribosomal protein L28: MARKDSLTGKGPMFSNSRSHAMNANKRTWNLNLQKVKLIDENGKLITTKVSARTLRTLKKNSQLVK, encoded by the coding sequence ATGGCAAGAAAAGATTCATTAACAGGTAAAGGTCCAATGTTTAGTAATTCAAGATCTCATGCTATGAACGCAAATAAAAGAACATGAAACCTAAATCTACAAAAAGTTAAACTTATTGATGAAAACGGAAAACTTATTACAACAAAAGTTTCTGCAAGAACTTTAAGAACTTTGAAAAAAAATAGTCAATTAGTTAAATAA
- a CDS encoding DAK2 domain-containing protein: MKQLQFLKSMITSGVNNVYNNYPKIDKLNVFPVPDGDTGTNMNLTCTNGLQEIEDGNYKSAWELMSKFSRGLIMGARGNSGVIFSQIVKGFANGLKEDDSLTAKSWKIAFKMAKEVSYSAVMKPVEGTILTVIRETSESLDSLDDNLDQKEFWKKVIEASKKSLDKTPDLLPVLKEVGVVDSGGYGLVKFFEGMEQYVRLGKIIQRLKKLEENTGNNIEYDNIDEFGYCTECIVNLMDDYIDNLNVDVVRSTLEGYGNTSIVAVTDSDILKVHTHALMPGQVLTYMQQYGEFKSIKVENMNLQAEKHTTAAGKKDSVIKEVDRKRLLKNEIATISVSRSKGIADYFKEQLSIDYVIDGGPKMNPSTNDFLEAIERVDAKVVYIFPNDANVLLAAKQAKDLEKLSKVVVIETTTIPEGITAYLNLDPDESIKKNESAIAKVLKNVTSISINKAARDSKIDNVDIKENQFMSSVNRKVFCAADSLNEVIVKVLSKNISSKTEILTIFTGADATFKDISNLRKFLDENYDVEYELIEGGQEVYLFIIGIE, from the coding sequence ATGAAGCAATTGCAGTTTTTAAAAAGTATGATTACTAGTGGAGTTAATAACGTTTATAATAACTACCCTAAAATTGATAAATTAAATGTGTTTCCAGTTCCTGATGGTGATACAGGAACAAATATGAACTTAACTTGTACAAACGGTTTACAAGAAATCGAAGACGGAAATTATAAAAGCGCTTGAGAACTTATGTCTAAATTTTCAAGAGGGCTTATAATGGGTGCAAGAGGAAACTCAGGAGTTATTTTTTCACAAATAGTAAAAGGCTTCGCAAATGGACTAAAGGAAGATGATAGTTTAACTGCAAAATCTTGAAAAATAGCTTTTAAAATGGCAAAAGAAGTTTCGTATAGTGCTGTTATGAAACCTGTAGAAGGTACTATATTAACTGTAATAAGAGAAACTAGTGAGTCTTTAGACTCTTTAGATGATAATTTAGATCAAAAAGAGTTCTGAAAAAAAGTAATTGAAGCTTCTAAAAAATCACTTGATAAAACACCAGATTTATTACCTGTTCTTAAAGAAGTTGGTGTAGTTGATAGTGGTGGATATGGTCTTGTTAAGTTTTTTGAGGGCATGGAACAATATGTTCGATTAGGTAAAATAATTCAAAGGCTAAAAAAACTTGAAGAAAATACAGGAAATAATATTGAATATGATAACATTGATGAGTTTGGTTATTGTACTGAGTGTATAGTAAATTTAATGGATGATTATATTGATAATTTAAATGTAGATGTTGTTAGAAGTACTCTTGAAGGTTACGGAAACACTTCTATTGTTGCTGTAACAGATAGTGATATATTAAAAGTTCATACTCATGCTTTAATGCCAGGACAAGTATTAACATATATGCAACAATATGGAGAATTTAAATCTATTAAAGTTGAAAATATGAACTTGCAAGCCGAAAAACATACTACAGCTGCAGGTAAAAAAGATTCTGTAATTAAAGAAGTTGATAGAAAAAGACTATTAAAAAATGAAATTGCAACAATTTCAGTCTCAAGATCAAAAGGAATTGCCGACTATTTTAAAGAACAACTAAGTATTGATTATGTAATTGATGGAGGTCCTAAAATGAATCCTTCAACAAATGATTTTCTTGAGGCGATAGAACGAGTTGATGCTAAAGTAGTTTATATTTTTCCTAATGACGCAAATGTTCTTCTTGCTGCAAAACAAGCAAAAGATCTTGAAAAACTTTCTAAAGTAGTTGTTATAGAAACAACTACTATACCTGAGGGAATTACAGCATATTTAAATCTTGACCCTGATGAAAGTATTAAAAAAAATGAATCTGCAATTGCGAAAGTTCTAAAAAATGTTACATCTATATCAATTAATAAAGCTGCAAGGGATTCAAAAATTGATAATGTTGATATTAAAGAAAACCAATTTATGTCTTCTGTTAATAGAAAAGTTTTTTGTGCAGCAGATAGTCTTAATGAAGTCATTGTAAAAGTATTATCTAAGAATATTAGTTCAAAAACTGAAATATTAACAATTTTTACAGGCGCTGACGCAACTTTTAAAGATATTAGTAATTTAAGAAAATTTTTAGATGAAAATTATGATGTAGAATATGAATTAATAGAAGGTGGGCAAGAAGTTTACCTATTTATAATTGGTATTGAATAA
- the rnc gene encoding ribonuclease III, whose protein sequence is MNSIVAFLEKFNIKVNNKKVYEEALTHNSFANENRLSWNYQRLEFLGDAIIQLKVSEMLFKKYPKANEGVLTKIRSAIVREESLAKISRSINLGNLIRLGIGELESEGYNKDSILSDVFESLTAAIYLDNDKNYVDNWLNNTLFKEISINSFVEETNDYKSELQELIQLEMRNDLVYKLVSQEKDKNNQILFTVNVVLDNMLYGVGKGTSKKKAEQLAAKDALSKIKKSK, encoded by the coding sequence ATGAATAGTATAGTTGCTTTCTTAGAAAAATTTAACATTAAAGTAAACAATAAAAAAGTTTATGAAGAAGCATTAACACACAACTCTTTTGCCAATGAAAATAGACTATCTTGAAACTACCAACGACTTGAATTTCTAGGAGATGCAATAATACAATTAAAAGTTAGTGAAATGTTATTTAAAAAATATCCAAAAGCTAATGAAGGAGTTCTTACAAAAATCAGAAGTGCAATTGTAAGAGAAGAATCGCTTGCAAAAATATCTAGATCTATAAATTTAGGAAATCTTATAAGACTTGGTATTGGAGAACTTGAATCAGAAGGATATAACAAAGATTCTATATTGTCAGACGTTTTCGAATCTTTGACTGCTGCAATTTATTTAGATAATGATAAAAATTATGTAGATAATTGACTAAATAATACTTTATTTAAAGAAATAAGCATAAATAGTTTTGTTGAAGAAACAAATGATTATAAATCAGAACTTCAAGAATTAATTCAACTTGAAATGAGAAATGACTTAGTTTATAAATTAGTATCACAAGAAAAAGATAAGAATAATCAAATTTTATTTACTGTAAATGTAGTTTTAGATAATATGCTTTATGGAGTTGGAAAAGGCACAAGCAAAAAAAAAGCAGAACAACTTGCCGCTAAAGATGCATTATCAAAAATTAAAAAAAGCAAATAA